Proteins encoded by one window of Amaranthus tricolor cultivar Red isolate AtriRed21 chromosome 4, ASM2621246v1, whole genome shotgun sequence:
- the LOC130809960 gene encoding soluble inorganic pyrophosphatase 1-like, with amino-acid sequence MSEQTSENEEMVIQSPRRPAKLNERILSSLSRRSVAAHPWHDLEVGSDAPNIVNSVIEISKGSKVKYELDKKTGLIKVDRILYSSVVYPHNYGFIPRTLCDDNDPLDVMVLMQEPVVPGCFLRIKAIGLMPMIDQGEADDKIIAVCADDPEYKYYSDIHQLPPHRLTEIRRFFEDYKKNENKEVAVNEFLPKEAAFEAIQHSMDLYAEYIMHTLKR; translated from the exons ATGAGTGAACAAACAAGTGAAAATGAAGAGATGGTGATCCAATCACCAAGAAGACCAGCCAAATTGAACGAGCGAATCCTTTCATCCTTGTCCAGGAGATCTGTGGCTGCCCATCCATGGCATGATCTTGAAGTTG GATCTGATGCACCAAACATTGTTAATAGT GTGATTGAGATCTCAAAAGGAAGCAAAGTTAAATATGAACTTGACAAAAAGACAGGATTGATAAAG GTTGACCGTATCCTATATTCATCAGTGGTATATCCACACAACTATGGTTTTATCCCTCGCACTCTGTGTGATGACAATGATCCCCTTGATGTCATGGTCCTCATGCAG GAACCAGTTGTTCCTGGTTGTTTTCTGAGAATAAAAGCCATTGGATTAATGCCCATGATTGATCAG GGTGAAGCAGATGATAAAATCATTGCAGTTTGTGCAGATGATCCTGAGTACAAGTACTACTCTGACATTCATCAGCTTCCTCCTCACAGACTTACTGAAATCCGTCGCTTTTTTGAAGATT ACAAGAAGAATGAGAACAAAGAAGTTGCAGTGAATGAATTCCTACCTAAAGAGGCTGCCTTTGAGGCTATCCAACACTCAAT GGATCTATATGCTGAATATATCATGCACACTCTAAAAAGATGA